The Corallococcus silvisoli genome contains a region encoding:
- the agmC gene encoding adventurous gliding motility protein AgmC: MLTRLPGVRRSAAGLLALLCAVLMAPPASAEPDTFGLGNGHNGALTVAAGNAVTINTYARLTANAAAGSSFVTVGDTTGFAVGDLVMVFQSTGYTGTVTSGNQGPFDFSSDPVGRWQFARVTALTATRLTFGSPLTVAFTGGTLASRTSAQAIRVPEYTTVTVDAGGSITAKGWSNDADETDNLGGLVVFLAQGAVTNNGTISANGAGFRGGGYFNGDGDNCTQLDQAWPGGAIKGEGVVPGRFKLSPTFPVPAGTAGRGNILNAGGGGICHNSGGGGGGNGGQGGIGGRTWTGDTAPARPVGGLGGAKMNFLPTTRVLFGGGGGSGHGNDGVGGGGGNAGGIVFIRGGSLAGAGRISADGSAGVGSQNDAAGGGGAGGTLSLRFNGGLSCTTGNVSAKGGNGGSSSAEEHGTGGAGGGGNIFLQGATLNCTTTPATATSGGLPGTQALGSSIYDGATYGAAAGNVGVVNTLTSALTTPAAPVVVTPANGSTTSNRTPAFTGTGPANTTIVVIVDNVEIGRTTSDASGNWTFTPTAQLTVAAHSVYAYAETNGQASTKSNTNTFTIVAAPTVAITAPANASTVTNPNNVTVTGTAANATSVTLTVNGTTTYGPITVTGGAWSQVLAPSPLPNGTYTLSAVSRNAAGDTSAAATSTFTVAGPTVAITTPANGSTVTNPNVTVTGTTANATSVTVTFQGTNYGPITVDASGNWSQALPGPLANGNYTVTAVSRNAAGNTGNTATTTFTVAVATPTVAITTPANGATVTNPNVTVTGTATNATSVTVTFQGTNYGPITVTGGNWSQVLPGPLANGTYTVTATSTNGTTTSTQASSTFTVAGPTVAISAPANGSTVTNPNVTVTGTAANATTVTVTFQGTNYGPITVTGGNWSQALPGPLANGTYTVTATSTNGTTTSTQASSTFTVAGPTVAITTPANGATVTNPNVTVTGTAANATSVTVTFQGTNYGPITVTGGNWSQALPGPLANGTYTVTATSSNGTTTSTQASTTFTVAGPTVAISTPANGATVTNPNVTVTGTATNATSVTVTFQGTNYGPITVTGGNWS; encoded by the coding sequence TTGCTGACGCGCCTGCCGGGAGTTCGCCGCTCCGCCGCGGGCCTCCTGGCCTTGCTGTGCGCCGTGCTGATGGCGCCCCCCGCGTCCGCGGAACCCGACACCTTCGGCCTGGGAAATGGCCACAACGGCGCGCTGACGGTCGCCGCGGGCAACGCGGTCACCATCAACACGTACGCGCGGCTGACCGCGAACGCGGCCGCGGGCTCGTCGTTCGTGACGGTGGGTGACACGACGGGCTTCGCCGTCGGTGACCTGGTGATGGTGTTCCAGTCCACTGGCTACACAGGGACGGTGACCTCCGGCAACCAGGGGCCGTTCGACTTCTCGTCGGACCCGGTGGGCCGCTGGCAGTTCGCGCGCGTGACGGCGCTGACGGCCACCCGGCTCACCTTCGGTTCGCCCCTCACGGTGGCATTCACGGGTGGCACGTTGGCCAGTCGCACCTCGGCGCAGGCCATCCGGGTTCCTGAGTACACGACGGTGACGGTCGATGCGGGCGGCAGCATCACGGCGAAGGGTTGGTCCAACGATGCCGACGAGACGGACAACCTGGGTGGCCTCGTGGTGTTCCTGGCGCAGGGCGCGGTCACCAACAACGGAACCATCTCCGCCAATGGCGCGGGCTTCCGCGGTGGTGGGTACTTCAACGGGGACGGTGACAACTGCACGCAACTCGACCAGGCGTGGCCGGGCGGCGCCATCAAGGGCGAGGGAGTCGTGCCGGGCCGCTTCAAGCTCTCGCCGACCTTCCCGGTGCCTGCGGGCACGGCGGGCCGCGGCAACATCCTCAACGCGGGCGGCGGCGGCATCTGCCACAACTCCGGCGGCGGCGGTGGTGGCAACGGCGGACAGGGTGGCATCGGAGGCCGGACGTGGACGGGTGACACCGCCCCGGCGCGCCCGGTGGGTGGCCTCGGTGGCGCGAAGATGAACTTCCTCCCGACGACGCGCGTGCTCTTTGGCGGTGGCGGCGGTTCGGGGCACGGCAACGACGGCGTGGGCGGCGGCGGCGGCAACGCGGGCGGCATCGTGTTCATCCGTGGCGGTTCGCTGGCGGGTGCGGGTCGCATCAGCGCGGACGGTTCAGCGGGTGTGGGCTCCCAGAACGACGCGGCGGGTGGCGGTGGTGCGGGTGGCACGCTGTCGCTGCGGTTCAATGGCGGGCTGAGCTGCACCACCGGCAACGTCTCCGCGAAGGGTGGCAACGGCGGCAGCAGCAGCGCTGAAGAGCACGGCACGGGCGGCGCCGGCGGCGGCGGCAACATCTTCCTCCAGGGCGCGACCCTCAACTGCACGACCACGCCCGCCACGGCGACCTCCGGGGGCCTTCCGGGGACGCAGGCGCTCGGGAGTTCAATCTATGACGGTGCGACGTACGGTGCGGCGGCTGGCAACGTCGGCGTCGTCAACACGCTCACGTCCGCGCTGACCACGCCCGCGGCGCCGGTCGTCGTCACGCCGGCCAACGGCTCGACCACGTCCAACCGGACGCCCGCCTTCACCGGTACGGGCCCGGCGAACACGACCATCGTCGTTATCGTGGACAACGTGGAGATTGGCCGGACGACGTCCGATGCCTCGGGCAACTGGACCTTCACGCCCACCGCGCAGCTCACCGTCGCGGCCCACTCCGTGTACGCGTACGCGGAGACCAACGGCCAGGCGAGCACCAAGAGCAACACGAACACCTTCACGATCGTGGCGGCGCCGACGGTGGCAATCACCGCTCCGGCCAACGCCTCCACGGTGACCAACCCCAACAACGTGACGGTGACGGGCACGGCCGCGAACGCGACCTCCGTGACGCTCACCGTCAATGGCACCACCACCTACGGTCCCATCACGGTGACGGGCGGCGCCTGGAGCCAGGTCCTGGCCCCCAGCCCGCTGCCCAATGGCACCTACACGTTGTCCGCAGTGTCTCGGAACGCCGCGGGTGACACCAGCGCCGCGGCGACCTCCACCTTCACGGTGGCCGGGCCGACGGTGGCCATCACGACGCCGGCCAATGGCTCGACGGTGACGAACCCGAACGTGACGGTGACGGGCACGACGGCGAACGCGACGAGCGTGACGGTGACCTTCCAGGGGACGAACTACGGTCCCATCACGGTGGATGCCTCTGGCAACTGGAGCCAGGCGCTGCCCGGCCCGCTGGCCAACGGCAACTACACGGTGACGGCGGTGTCCCGGAACGCCGCGGGCAACACGGGCAACACGGCGACGACCACCTTCACGGTGGCTGTCGCGACGCCGACGGTGGCCATCACCACGCCGGCCAACGGCGCGACGGTGACGAACCCGAACGTGACGGTGACGGGCACGGCGACGAACGCGACGAGCGTGACGGTGACGTTCCAGGGCACCAACTACGGCCCCATCACGGTGACGGGCGGCAACTGGAGCCAGGTGCTCCCGGGCCCGCTGGCCAATGGCACGTACACGGTGACGGCGACGTCCACGAACGGCACGACCACGAGCACGCAGGCCTCGTCCACCTTCACGGTGGCGGGCCCGACGGTGGCCATCAGCGCTCCGGCCAACGGCTCGACGGTGACGAACCCGAACGTGACGGTGACGGGCACGGCGGCGAACGCGACTACGGTGACGGTGACGTTCCAGGGGACGAACTACGGCCCCATCACGGTGACGGGCGGCAACTGGAGCCAGGCGCTGCCCGGCCCATTGGCCAACGGCACGTACACCGTGACGGCGACGTCCACGAACGGCACGACCACGAGCACGCAGGCCTCCTCCACCTTCACGGTGGCCGGGCCGACGGTGGCCATCACCACGCCGGCCAACGGCGCGACGGTGACGAACCCGAACGTGACGGTGACGGGCACGGCGGCGAACGCGACGAGCGTGACGGTGACGTTCCAGGGGAC